In Lacibacter sp. H375, one DNA window encodes the following:
- a CDS encoding DUF6298 domain-containing protein, whose protein sequence is MNKRTVYRYLFLISLITGQQALLAQKQVKPVPPLYSEKGKLVYTADAQGNRIPDFSYCGYKASEQPIPNVDVKVVVPVKPGDATLRIQSALDYVASLPVDANGFRGAVLLQKGTYEVLGQLRITASGVVLRGSGINATNIVGAGTGRLALIKIVGKNTISKELTGLKITDPYVPVNAMSFLVDQIDIKDHSNKIIICRPSTANWINLLGADHFGGGITAIGWKPGERDLFFDRTITKIEGNTVYIDAPITTSLDTTYGGATMYFYNNDGRINNCAVENLKLISTYDKANPKDEDHRWNAINIENAEDCWVRQIAFHHFAGSAVSVLETSKRVTVEDCISLAPVSEIGGQRRYTFLTTGQQTLFQRCYAEYGYHDFAVGFCAPGPNAFVQCESVLPYSFSGTIDSWASGVLFDVVNVDGNALRFGNRWQDANGAGWSAANSVFWNCSAARIDCYKPPTAQNWALGSWSQFAGDGYWNESNNTITPRSLYYAQLGERLNKNIDQQAQIMEVPTEASSSPSVEVAQALTKEASKPRLQLKEFIAQASVRNKIPVDAGSNKTIDQIGIKKIVSPILAPALQIKNGVLVRGDELITGKRSNVQWWSGGVQGRDIQQSKWHITRFVPGRTGKGLTDDLNEVVSEMKTSNTIAIEHNYGLWYDRRRDDHQRVRRMDGEVWPPFYELPYARSGKETAWDGLSKYDLTKFNLFYWSRLKQFADLADQNGLLLVHQNYFQHNIIEAGAHYADFPWRTANNINNTGFVEPVNYAGDKRIFYAEQFYDISDPVRRELHKKYIRQCLNNFKDNNGVIQLIGEEFTGPTHFVKFWLDVIREWEKETGKHPIIGLSVTKDVQDSILAISAYAAVVDLIDIRYWHYQADGTTYAPNGGENLAPRQHARLLKPKKTSFEQVYRAVKEYRTKYPTKAVMYSGDNYSEFGIAAFMAGGSLPVLPENIDAAILKAAVGMKPVTSANANEYVLSDGKNTIIYNTVTRKLERR, encoded by the coding sequence ATGAATAAAAGAACAGTATATCGTTATTTATTTTTAATAAGTCTTATTACAGGTCAACAGGCTTTACTTGCGCAAAAGCAGGTAAAGCCTGTTCCTCCTTTATATAGTGAGAAAGGAAAATTGGTGTACACCGCAGATGCGCAGGGAAATCGCATTCCTGATTTTTCTTACTGTGGTTACAAAGCATCTGAACAACCGATACCGAATGTTGATGTGAAAGTTGTGGTTCCTGTAAAACCAGGTGATGCAACCTTGCGTATTCAATCGGCATTGGATTATGTGGCTTCATTACCTGTTGATGCAAATGGTTTTCGTGGAGCAGTGTTACTACAAAAAGGAACGTATGAAGTGTTGGGTCAGTTACGTATTACTGCATCAGGTGTGGTATTGCGTGGTAGCGGCATCAATGCAACAAACATTGTTGGTGCAGGAACTGGAAGGTTAGCATTGATCAAGATCGTTGGAAAGAATACGATTTCAAAAGAACTAACCGGGTTGAAAATTACCGATCCGTATGTGCCGGTAAACGCTATGAGTTTTCTTGTTGATCAGATAGATATTAAAGATCATTCAAATAAAATTATTATCTGTCGTCCATCAACAGCCAACTGGATCAACTTATTGGGTGCCGATCATTTTGGTGGTGGTATTACAGCAATAGGATGGAAACCAGGAGAACGGGATCTGTTCTTTGATCGTACTATTACAAAGATCGAAGGCAATACTGTTTACATTGATGCGCCGATTACCACTTCACTCGATACAACGTATGGTGGAGCAACAATGTATTTTTATAACAATGATGGCCGTATTAATAATTGTGCTGTTGAAAACCTCAAACTGATTTCTACTTACGACAAAGCAAATCCGAAAGATGAAGATCATCGCTGGAATGCCATTAATATCGAAAACGCAGAAGATTGTTGGGTGAGGCAAATTGCCTTTCATCATTTTGCAGGAAGTGCAGTAAGCGTTTTGGAAACTTCAAAGCGTGTTACTGTTGAAGATTGTATTTCATTGGCACCGGTTTCTGAAATTGGTGGCCAACGTCGTTATACTTTTTTAACAACCGGCCAGCAAACTTTGTTTCAACGTTGTTATGCTGAGTATGGTTATCATGATTTTGCCGTTGGCTTTTGCGCACCCGGTCCAAATGCATTTGTACAATGCGAATCAGTTTTGCCTTATAGTTTCAGCGGAACAATTGACAGCTGGGCAAGCGGTGTTTTGTTTGATGTTGTGAATGTAGATGGTAATGCATTGCGTTTTGGTAACCGTTGGCAGGATGCTAATGGTGCAGGGTGGAGTGCGGCGAACAGTGTATTCTGGAATTGCAGTGCGGCACGCATCGATTGTTACAAACCACCAACTGCACAAAACTGGGCCTTAGGAAGCTGGAGCCAATTTGCTGGCGATGGTTATTGGAATGAGTCGAATAATACGATCACCCCAAGAAGTTTGTACTACGCACAGTTGGGTGAACGGCTGAATAAAAATATTGATCAACAGGCGCAGATCATGGAAGTGCCAACAGAAGCAAGCAGCAGTCCATCTGTTGAAGTTGCGCAGGCGCTTACAAAAGAAGCATCAAAGCCGAGATTACAATTAAAAGAATTTATTGCACAGGCATCAGTTCGCAATAAAATTCCTGTTGATGCAGGAAGCAATAAAACAATCGATCAGATCGGTATAAAGAAAATAGTTTCTCCAATACTTGCGCCTGCGTTACAAATCAAAAACGGCGTATTGGTAAGAGGCGATGAACTGATAACCGGGAAGCGTTCAAATGTGCAATGGTGGAGTGGTGGAGTACAGGGTAGAGATATTCAACAGTCCAAATGGCATATCACCCGTTTTGTTCCCGGTCGTACAGGTAAAGGTTTAACAGATGATTTGAACGAAGTGGTGAGTGAAATGAAAACTTCAAACACAATTGCTATTGAACATAACTATGGTTTATGGTACGACAGAAGAAGAGATGATCATCAACGTGTCCGCAGAATGGATGGCGAGGTATGGCCGCCGTTTTATGAATTGCCTTATGCACGAAGTGGAAAGGAAACAGCATGGGATGGGTTGAGTAAATATGATCTTACAAAATTCAATTTATTTTATTGGAGTAGGTTGAAACAGTTTGCTGATCTCGCTGATCAGAATGGATTGTTATTGGTACATCAGAATTATTTTCAGCACAACATTATTGAAGCAGGTGCACATTATGCCGATTTTCCATGGCGCACTGCAAACAATATCAACAACACAGGGTTTGTAGAACCTGTGAATTATGCTGGTGATAAACGCATTTTTTATGCAGAGCAGTTTTATGATATCTCCGATCCTGTTCGCAGAGAATTGCATAAAAAATATATCCGCCAATGCCTGAATAATTTCAAAGACAACAATGGAGTAATACAATTGATTGGCGAAGAGTTTACGGGTCCAACTCATTTTGTAAAATTCTGGTTGGATGTAATTCGTGAGTGGGAAAAAGAAACAGGCAAGCATCCCATCATTGGATTAAGTGTAACCAAAGATGTTCAGGATTCGATTTTAGCAATATCTGCTTATGCAGCAGTTGTTGATCTCATTGATATCCGTTACTGGCATTACCAGGCCGATGGCACAACATATGCGCCAAACGGTGGAGAGAATTTAGCACCACGTCAACATGCACGATTGTTGAAGCCGAAGAAAACAAGTTTTGAACAGGTATATCGTGCAGTGAAAGAATACCGGACAAAATACCCAACGAAAGCAGTTATGTATAGCGGCGATAATTATTCTGAGTTCGGTATAGCGGCATTCATGGCAGGTGGCAGTTTGCCGGTGTTGCCTGAAAATATTGATGCAGCAATTTTAAAAGCTGCTGTTGGAATGAAACCTGTTACATCGGCCAATGCGAATGAGTATGTATTGAGCGATGGTAAGAACACTATTATTTATAACACAGTTACAAGAAAACTCGAAAGACGATAA
- a CDS encoding glycoside hydrolase family 140 protein, which produces MKTLLQRYAWAPRMVILTIINFLFCIQAQAQVQQLKVSANKRFFQTIDGKPFFWIGDTGWLLFVKCSREDAIHYLETRKQQGFNVVQVMVLHDMNNTKNVYGDYALINEDASKPNVTRGNNFADTTAYDYWDHVDFIVSEAAKRGIYMAMVPVWGSNVKGGKVNAQQGDAYAKFLSNRYKNKTNIIWLNGGDVKGTEGMDVWKVIGPTLKKLDPKHLLTYHPRGRTSSSDWFHNEAWLDFNMFQSGHKDYAQDTSSNETNHYGEDNWKFVDIDYKLKPVKPTLDGEPSYENIPHGLHDSLQPRWTDADLRRYAYWSVFAGGAGFTYGENATMQFNKMGDWTANYGVTMNWKQALLSPGATQMVHLKKLMLSKSYFDRVPAQELVVDSGERYNRVAATKGTNYAMFYVYNGRDFKIDASNLKFVATKAIWFNPSTGKQQPVQGYKKGTTNFDPPGEQKDGNDWILILEK; this is translated from the coding sequence ATGAAGACTCTCTTACAACGATATGCTTGGGCTCCACGAATGGTAATTCTTACCATTATCAATTTCTTATTTTGTATTCAGGCTCAGGCACAAGTACAGCAATTAAAAGTTTCCGCCAATAAACGTTTCTTTCAAACAATAGATGGTAAACCTTTTTTCTGGATCGGAGATACAGGCTGGCTACTGTTTGTAAAGTGCAGTCGTGAAGATGCCATCCATTATCTCGAAACAAGAAAACAGCAAGGCTTTAATGTCGTACAGGTAATGGTGCTGCATGACATGAACAATACAAAGAATGTATACGGTGATTATGCGTTGATCAATGAAGATGCATCGAAGCCTAATGTTACACGAGGAAATAATTTTGCGGATACAACAGCTTACGATTATTGGGATCATGTTGATTTTATAGTGAGTGAAGCTGCGAAGCGAGGCATTTATATGGCAATGGTTCCTGTGTGGGGCAGTAATGTAAAAGGCGGAAAAGTAAATGCACAACAAGGAGACGCTTATGCAAAATTCTTATCCAATCGTTATAAAAACAAAACAAACATCATCTGGCTCAATGGTGGTGATGTAAAGGGAACAGAAGGAATGGATGTTTGGAAAGTGATTGGTCCAACCTTAAAAAAATTAGATCCAAAACATTTACTCACTTATCATCCACGTGGCAGAACATCTTCAAGTGATTGGTTTCATAACGAAGCATGGTTAGATTTCAATATGTTTCAAAGTGGACATAAAGATTACGCACAGGATACCAGTAGTAACGAGACCAATCATTATGGGGAAGACAACTGGAAGTTCGTTGATATAGATTATAAATTGAAACCGGTGAAGCCAACATTGGATGGTGAGCCTTCTTATGAAAATATTCCACATGGTTTGCACGATAGTTTGCAACCACGCTGGACAGATGCAGACTTGCGTCGTTATGCATACTGGAGTGTGTTTGCCGGTGGTGCAGGTTTTACCTATGGCGAAAATGCAACCATGCAATTCAATAAAATGGGCGACTGGACAGCTAATTATGGTGTAACCATGAACTGGAAGCAGGCATTGTTATCACCTGGTGCAACACAAATGGTTCATTTGAAAAAACTCATGTTGAGTAAATCGTATTTCGATCGGGTGCCTGCACAGGAATTAGTTGTTGATAGTGGCGAACGTTACAACCGTGTTGCTGCAACGAAAGGAACAAACTATGCGATGTTCTATGTTTATAATGGAAGAGATTTTAAAATAGATGCATCGAATCTGAAGTTTGTGGCGACAAAAGCAATCTGGTTTAATCCGTCTACAGGTAAGCAGCAGCCGGTTCAAGGGTATAAAAAAGGCACAACAAATTTTGATCCTCCCGGTGAACAGAAAGATGGTAACGATTGGATATTGATTTTGGAAAAATAG
- a CDS encoding glycoside hydrolase family 43 protein — protein MRLKVFIIYCSILILLVSCSSKAYLFTSFHEPADAGLRMLYSYDGKNWTDLDTVLLQPKVGNQKVMRDPSMLQGPDGVFHLVWTSSWRGDPGFGYASSKDLLHWSDQQFINVMKNEPTTVNVWAPELFYDDEARQYIIIWASCIPGRFEQGIEEDSNNHRMYVTTTPDFKTFSDTKLFIDPKFSVIDAVIVKRKKDDYVLVLKDNTRPERNLKVAFGTSALGPWKNISKPFSDNFTEGPSVVKLKDEWLIYFDSYRKKIYEAVATKDFVKFENVTTKVKVPEGHKHGTIVPVKKRVIKKLLKNKQ, from the coding sequence ATGCGTTTAAAAGTATTCATCATTTATTGTTCAATACTCATTCTGCTTGTTTCCTGTTCAAGCAAGGCCTATCTGTTCACATCCTTTCATGAACCTGCCGACGCAGGTTTACGGATGTTGTACAGTTATGATGGAAAAAACTGGACGGATCTTGATACAGTTCTTTTACAACCGAAAGTGGGTAATCAGAAAGTGATGCGTGACCCAAGCATGCTGCAGGGGCCGGATGGTGTATTTCATTTGGTGTGGACGAGCAGCTGGCGTGGCGATCCTGGTTTTGGTTATGCTTCATCGAAAGATCTGTTGCATTGGAGCGATCAGCAATTCATCAACGTGATGAAGAACGAGCCAACAACGGTGAATGTATGGGCGCCTGAATTATTTTATGATGATGAAGCAAGGCAATACATTATCATCTGGGCCAGCTGTATTCCAGGAAGATTTGAACAAGGCATTGAAGAAGATAGTAACAATCACCGCATGTATGTAACTACAACGCCTGATTTTAAAACGTTTAGTGATACAAAACTATTTATCGATCCAAAGTTCAGCGTTATTGATGCTGTGATCGTGAAACGAAAGAAAGATGATTATGTGCTGGTGCTGAAAGATAATACAAGACCTGAGCGGAATCTTAAAGTGGCATTCGGCACTTCAGCGCTTGGTCCATGGAAAAATATTTCAAAACCATTTTCCGACAATTTCACCGAAGGTCCATCGGTGGTAAAGTTGAAAGATGAGTGGCTGATCTATTTCGATTCGTACCGAAAGAAAATTTATGAAGCGGTTGCAACGAAAGACTTTGTAAAGTTTGAAAATGTAACGACGAAAGTAAAAGTACCGGAAGGGCATAAGCATGGAACGATTGTACCGGTGAAGAAGAGAGTGATAAAAAAGTTACTAAAGAATAAGCAGTGA
- a CDS encoding exo-alpha-sialidase: MKLIVKNILVSSVIFFTPLGDGDLLAQDTVRYTGTTLSNVDYHHGQLSPVVGVHNIQTMRANRADTAATSWTYNHAPMLAYWNNTFYLEYLSDPVGEHIPPGQTLLQTSKDGYNWTYPVVIFPPYKIPDGFVKEGKTDTAKNSYAVMHQRFGFYTSKSKRLFALAFYGIALGQKDDPNDGNGIGRVIREIKADGSFGPIYFLRYNHSFNEKNTNYPFYKSSKDMGFVAACDEILNTPLLMMQTVEEGDRNDPLIPLQKDFKAFNYYHLPNGNVVGLWKSALTSISKDEGKTWQYNPTRAPGFVNSNAKIWGQRTSDGKYATVYNPSEFRWPLAVSVSDDGLKYENLLLVNGEITYMRYGGAYKSYGPQYVRGIQEMDGKPADNNMWVTYSMNKEDMWVSRVPVPVKNKVAAHVNDVFNNMTEGKELNEWNIYSPLWCRVNVETINNQKVIALHDSDPFDYAKLERIFPESKNLVVEFSVTAQQSNTGNLEIELLDKKGTATLRLMLDSTGSILTKQGYRNKSLGKYTAGEQLNIKIDLNTTTRFYTVTINNGKPNLNLFFQPVESVERLLFRTGAVRRFPNADTPTDQDYDLPGANGKDKEALYQIHYLKTKSL; this comes from the coding sequence ATGAAATTGATTGTAAAGAACATTTTGGTTAGTAGTGTTATTTTCTTCACTCCTTTAGGGGATGGGGACTTGCTTGCGCAAGATACCGTTCGCTATACTGGTACAACTTTGTCTAACGTCGATTATCATCACGGGCAATTATCGCCTGTAGTAGGTGTGCATAATATTCAAACGATGAGAGCCAACCGTGCAGATACAGCAGCCACTTCATGGACATATAATCATGCACCTATGCTGGCTTACTGGAATAACACTTTCTATTTGGAATATCTAAGCGATCCTGTTGGCGAACATATCCCTCCGGGTCAAACATTATTGCAAACATCAAAAGATGGTTACAACTGGACTTATCCTGTAGTAATTTTTCCTCCATATAAAATACCGGATGGTTTTGTAAAAGAAGGCAAGACGGATACTGCAAAGAATAGCTATGCTGTGATGCATCAACGCTTTGGTTTTTACACATCTAAGTCAAAACGATTATTTGCATTGGCGTTTTATGGAATTGCATTGGGACAAAAAGATGATCCCAATGATGGCAATGGAATTGGTCGTGTGATCAGGGAAATAAAGGCAGATGGTTCATTCGGGCCGATCTATTTTTTACGATATAATCATTCCTTCAACGAAAAGAATACAAATTATCCGTTTTATAAATCATCAAAAGACATGGGCTTTGTTGCAGCATGTGATGAAATTCTGAACACGCCTTTGCTGATGATGCAGACGGTAGAGGAAGGCGACCGTAACGATCCTTTGATTCCTTTGCAGAAAGATTTCAAGGCGTTCAATTATTATCATTTGCCAAATGGAAATGTAGTAGGACTCTGGAAGTCGGCATTAACAAGCATTTCGAAAGACGAAGGAAAAACCTGGCAATACAATCCAACAAGAGCACCGGGTTTTGTAAACTCCAATGCGAAAATATGGGGACAGCGTACCAGCGATGGGAAATATGCAACAGTTTACAACCCTTCTGAATTTCGCTGGCCTTTGGCCGTTAGTGTGAGTGATGACGGCTTGAAGTATGAGAATCTTCTGTTGGTAAATGGCGAGATCACTTACATGCGTTACGGAGGTGCATACAAGAGTTACGGTCCGCAGTATGTACGTGGTATTCAGGAAATGGATGGAAAACCTGCCGATAACAATATGTGGGTGACTTATAGCATGAACAAAGAAGATATGTGGGTGAGTCGTGTTCCTGTTCCTGTAAAAAACAAAGTAGCAGCACATGTAAATGATGTATTCAACAACATGACTGAAGGCAAAGAACTGAATGAATGGAATATTTATAGCCCACTTTGGTGCAGGGTGAATGTAGAAACTATCAACAATCAGAAAGTAATTGCCTTGCACGACAGCGATCCGTTCGATTATGCAAAACTTGAACGCATTTTTCCTGAATCGAAGAACCTGGTAGTTGAATTTTCGGTAACAGCACAACAATCCAACACTGGGAATTTAGAAATTGAATTGCTTGATAAAAAAGGAACTGCTACTCTTCGCTTAATGCTTGATTCAACAGGCAGTATTTTAACCAAGCAGGGTTATCGTAATAAGAGTCTGGGTAAATACACTGCAGGCGAGCAACTCAACATCAAAATTGACTTAAATACAACAACACGTTTCTATACTGTCACGATCAATAATGGTAAACCTAATCTGAATCTCTTTTTCCAACCGGTTGAATCAGTAGAACGTTTGTTGTTCAGAACAGGTGCGGTACGTCGTTTCCCAAATGCTGATACACCAACAGACCAGGATTATGATCTGCCGGGTGCAAACGGAAAAGATAAAGAAGCGCTTTATCAAATTCATTACTTAAAAACAAAATCACTCTAA
- a CDS encoding L-fucose/L-arabinose isomerase family protein, producing the protein MSLKTNTTLGIIIGNRDFFPDKLVAEARTEILDLFKLLNITPVLLSDADSKLGGVETFAEAQKCAALFKKHADDIDGILVVLPNFGDEKGVAETIKLSGLNVPVLIQGYPDDLGKMDVVNRRDAWCGKISVCNNLYQYGIKYSLTTKHVVSPKDDSFITDLKNFTATCRVVNGLRKVRIGAVGARPTAFNTVRYSEKLLQRNGISVTTVDLSEILGNANKLTADDKSVKEKLEKIHAYTNTGLTPPDKLVQIAKLDVVLADFMEENSLDATAIQCWTSIQKNYGCNVCTSMSMMSENMLPSACEVDVTGTLSMYAMQLASGSPSALVDWNNNYADDDTKCVLFHCGNWAKSFLPDISISTAPILGTSVGTENTYGALDGRTPAMPLTYGRISTDDCKGVIKAYVGEGELTNDALNTFGNRAVAQINNLQELMNYVCRNGFEHHVVMNASKTAGILKESFENYLGWETYVH; encoded by the coding sequence ATGTCACTAAAAACAAACACTACACTCGGCATTATCATTGGGAACCGTGATTTCTTCCCGGATAAATTGGTAGCCGAAGCAAGAACAGAAATACTTGACCTGTTTAAGCTACTAAACATCACGCCCGTTTTGTTAAGCGATGCTGATTCAAAACTTGGTGGCGTAGAAACATTTGCGGAAGCACAAAAATGTGCAGCCTTATTTAAAAAGCATGCTGATGATATTGATGGCATTCTGGTAGTGTTGCCAAACTTCGGCGACGAAAAAGGTGTGGCGGAAACGATCAAGCTGTCAGGATTGAATGTGCCGGTATTAATACAAGGCTATCCTGATGATCTTGGAAAAATGGATGTAGTAAATCGTCGTGATGCATGGTGCGGAAAGATTTCTGTGTGCAATAACTTATACCAGTATGGGATAAAATATTCGCTTACAACAAAACATGTGGTAAGTCCCAAAGACGATTCGTTTATCACTGATCTGAAAAACTTCACTGCTACATGCCGTGTGGTAAATGGTTTGCGCAAAGTTCGCATTGGTGCAGTAGGTGCAAGACCTACCGCATTTAATACGGTTCGTTACAGCGAAAAATTATTGCAGCGCAATGGTATTTCAGTTACAACTGTTGATCTCTCTGAAATTTTAGGCAATGCCAATAAATTAACGGCTGATGATAAATCAGTAAAAGAAAAGCTGGAGAAAATTCATGCTTACACCAACACAGGGTTAACGCCACCTGATAAATTAGTACAGATCGCAAAGCTTGATGTGGTACTTGCAGATTTTATGGAAGAGAACAGCCTGGATGCTACTGCTATTCAGTGCTGGACATCTATTCAGAAAAACTACGGTTGTAATGTGTGTACCAGTATGAGTATGATGAGTGAAAACATGTTGCCTTCTGCCTGCGAGGTGGATGTAACAGGAACACTCAGCATGTACGCCATGCAATTAGCAAGCGGTTCGCCATCTGCATTGGTTGACTGGAATAACAACTATGCTGATGATGATACCAAATGTGTGTTGTTCCATTGCGGTAACTGGGCTAAGTCATTTTTGCCCGACATCAGCATCAGCACGGCACCCATCTTAGGTACAAGTGTTGGTACTGAAAATACGTATGGCGCATTGGATGGCCGCACACCGGCAATGCCATTAACCTATGGTCGCATAAGTACAGATGATTGCAAAGGCGTCATCAAGGCTTATGTTGGGGAAGGGGAATTAACAAACGATGCACTTAATACATTCGGTAATCGTGCCGTTGCCCAGATCAACAACCTGCAAGAGTTAATGAACTATGTATGCCGCAATGGTTTCGAACATCATGTGGTGATGAATGCCAGCAAAACTGCAGGCATCTTAAAAGAATCGTTTGAAAATTATTTGGGTTGGGAAACTTATGTGCATTAA
- a CDS encoding transketolase: MNNRMTTEELKIKSINYRKKILKYIVGANAGHTGGSLSCTDILNVLYNHVLNVSPQNFSSPDRDRYVQSKGHCVEALFVVLADQGFFPEEDLNTLCKYKSHYIGHPTKKVKGVEQNTGALGHGLPICVGTAIAAKLDNKDFRVFTLMGDGELPEGSNWEAALSASHYKLDNLCAIVDKNSLQITAATADVMNTDPLDKKWEAFGWSVKIVNGNDIDELKAVFDSLPFEKGKPSVIIANTTKGKGVSFMENELKWHHGVPNKEQYEQAMNELDKSLAEVTA, encoded by the coding sequence ATGAATAACAGAATGACAACAGAAGAATTAAAAATTAAATCCATCAACTACAGGAAAAAAATTCTGAAGTATATCGTTGGTGCCAATGCCGGCCATACCGGCGGCAGTTTATCCTGCACGGATATTTTGAATGTGTTGTACAATCATGTGTTGAATGTGTCGCCACAAAACTTTTCTTCGCCCGATCGTGACCGTTATGTACAAAGTAAAGGTCATTGTGTGGAAGCATTGTTTGTTGTGTTGGCTGACCAGGGTTTCTTTCCTGAGGAAGATCTGAACACCCTGTGTAAATATAAATCACATTATATCGGTCATCCAACCAAAAAAGTAAAAGGTGTTGAACAGAACACCGGTGCGTTGGGTCATGGTTTGCCGATTTGTGTGGGAACAGCCATTGCAGCAAAATTGGATAATAAAGATTTTCGTGTATTCACGTTGATGGGCGATGGTGAATTACCCGAGGGTAGCAACTGGGAAGCTGCATTAAGTGCATCGCATTACAAGCTTGATAATTTATGTGCCATTGTAGATAAAAACAGTTTGCAGATCACTGCAGCAACAGCTGATGTGATGAATACTGATCCGCTGGATAAAAAATGGGAAGCATTTGGATGGTCAGTAAAAATCGTGAACGGCAATGATATTGACGAACTGAAAGCTGTGTTTGATTCATTGCCTTTTGAAAAAGGAAAGCCATCCGTAATTATTGCGAACACCACCAAAGGGAAAGGGGTAAGCTTTATGGAGAATGAATTGAAGTGGCACCATGGCGTACCTAACAAAGAACAATACGAACAGGCAATGAACGAATTAGATAAAAGTCTTGCAGAAGTCACAGCTTAA
- a CDS encoding transketolase family protein — translation MAEQIIIPAGGDKPNQDVFSETLQRLAATDKNIIAVTSDSRGSGKLVPFGKSFPKQIVEVGIAEQNLVGVAAGLASCDKKVFAVSPACFLTARALEQIKNDICYSDNPATVVGISAGVSYGALGSTHHSLHDFAVLRAINNIIIVAPADNFETQKATELAAESKHPVYLRFGKRVMPSLKEDNSDGFVFGKGRVITEGTDVAIIANGETVYPAVKAAGKLKANGIAATVVSMHTIKPLDTELLSKLADTCNAIVTVEEHSVYGGLGEACASYMLQKGYAKPFKIMGIPDEYTVTGPQLDIFKHYGISEDGIADEVTNLLKV, via the coding sequence ATGGCTGAACAAATCATTATACCGGCAGGAGGAGATAAACCAAACCAGGATGTTTTTTCTGAAACCTTGCAACGACTGGCTGCAACAGATAAGAACATCATTGCAGTAACAAGTGATTCAAGAGGTTCAGGTAAACTCGTGCCGTTTGGAAAAAGTTTTCCAAAGCAAATTGTAGAAGTAGGTATTGCTGAACAAAACCTGGTAGGTGTAGCAGCCGGGCTTGCATCATGCGATAAAAAAGTATTTGCCGTATCACCTGCTTGTTTCTTAACAGCACGTGCATTGGAGCAGATCAAGAATGATATCTGCTACAGTGATAACCCTGCAACAGTAGTTGGGATCAGCGCAGGAGTAAGTTATGGCGCATTGGGAAGCACACATCATAGCCTTCACGATTTTGCAGTATTACGTGCCATCAACAATATCATCATTGTTGCACCTGCCGATAATTTCGAAACACAGAAAGCTACTGAGTTGGCGGCAGAAAGCAAACATCCTGTTTACCTGCGTTTCGGCAAACGTGTAATGCCATCATTGAAAGAAGATAACAGCGATGGTTTTGTTTTTGGTAAAGGTCGTGTAATAACAGAAGGAACCGATGTAGCCATCATTGCCAATGGTGAAACCGTTTACCCTGCTGTAAAAGCAGCGGGCAAATTAAAAGCAAATGGAATTGCAGCAACTGTAGTAAGCATGCATACCATCAAACCATTAGATACAGAGTTGTTATCGAAACTGGCTGACACATGCAATGCAATTGTTACAGTAGAAGAACATAGTGTATATGGTGGATTAGGTGAAGCCTGTGCTTCGTACATGTTGCAGAAAGGATATGCAAAACCATTTAAGATCATGGGCATACCGGATGAGTACACAGTTACAGGTCCGCAGTTGGATATATTTAAACATTACGGAATAAGTGAAGATGGAATTGCTGATGAAGTAACGAACTTGTTGAAAGTTTAA